In a genomic window of Virgibacillus sp. SK37:
- a CDS encoding bifunctional UDP-sugar hydrolase/5'-nucleotidase, with product MEENISIFYTNDFHSNFSNWSRVAGYLKDSMAGKRYKKESCFLLDVGDHVDRVHPISEASLGQANVKLMNELGFDAVTIGNNEGITLSHEDLFHLYDEAEFEVVCSNIHSTDGINPDWLKRITAFETEAGVRIGVIGLTAPFNDFYELLGWHISPQFEALDKYISELEESVDIIVLLSHLGISEDQEIARRFPAIDIIIGGHTHHLLRTGEEVNNSLITAAGKHCAFVGEVTLTWDHNANKLVRKEAFTTDITTMAKDMHTEQMLFELQKQAEQILGEKVIHLEEGLAVNWFKETPIMYELTNTLKTWTQADCAMLNSGLLLDQLTAGDITYSDVHRICPHPINPCVVELKGDELIEVIRASLTKDFMELKLKGFGFRGELLGRMVFAGLEVDTGKHLNGEEYVKNVLLEGFPLESNKIYTVATADTFTFGRLLPEVAKSERKDFFLPEFLRDLLVKTLQTKFK from the coding sequence ATGGAAGAAAATATATCCATCTTTTATACAAATGATTTTCATAGCAATTTTAGTAACTGGTCGAGGGTAGCAGGTTACCTAAAGGACAGTATGGCAGGAAAGCGTTACAAGAAGGAATCCTGTTTTCTTTTAGATGTTGGTGATCATGTAGATCGAGTGCATCCTATTAGCGAAGCTTCCTTAGGGCAAGCAAATGTTAAATTGATGAACGAGCTTGGATTTGATGCAGTAACGATTGGTAATAATGAAGGGATAACGCTATCCCATGAAGATTTATTCCATTTATATGATGAGGCTGAATTTGAGGTGGTTTGTTCCAATATACACAGTACAGATGGGATCAACCCTGATTGGTTAAAACGAATCACAGCTTTCGAAACAGAAGCAGGAGTACGAATCGGAGTTATTGGTCTAACAGCACCTTTTAATGATTTTTATGAGTTACTTGGATGGCATATTTCCCCACAGTTTGAAGCATTGGATAAGTATATCAGTGAACTAGAAGAATCAGTTGATATAATCGTTCTTTTATCGCATTTGGGGATTAGTGAGGATCAGGAAATTGCCAGAAGATTTCCTGCTATTGACATAATTATTGGCGGACATACCCATCACTTATTGCGTACAGGTGAAGAAGTTAATAATAGTCTAATTACAGCCGCAGGAAAGCATTGTGCATTTGTCGGTGAAGTCACCTTAACATGGGATCATAATGCTAATAAGCTTGTTAGGAAAGAGGCATTCACTACAGATATCACCACCATGGCAAAAGATATGCATACTGAACAGATGCTCTTTGAATTACAAAAACAAGCTGAACAAATTCTTGGTGAAAAAGTAATTCATTTAGAAGAGGGACTGGCAGTCAACTGGTTTAAAGAAACACCTATAATGTATGAACTGACGAATACATTAAAGACATGGACACAAGCGGACTGTGCCATGTTGAACTCTGGCTTGCTTCTAGATCAATTAACAGCTGGAGATATTACTTACAGTGACGTACATCGAATATGTCCACATCCAATTAATCCATGTGTTGTTGAGTTAAAGGGAGACGAGTTAATAGAGGTAATCAGAGCCTCGCTCACTAAGGATTTCATGGAGCTAAAATTAAAGGGATTTGGGTTCCGTGGTGAGCTATTGGGCAGAATGGTATTTGCTGGTTTAGAAGTAGACACAGGCAAGCATTTGAATGGGGAAGAATACGTGAAAAATGTGTTATTAGAAGGTTTCCCTCTAGAATCGAACAAAATATATACGGTAGCAACAGCAGATACGTTTACGTTCGGTCGGCTCCTGCCAGAAGTGGCCAAGTCGGAAAGAAAAGATTTCTTTTTGCCGGAATTTTTAAGAGATTTATTGGTTAAGACATTACAAACAAAGTTTAAGTGA
- a CDS encoding sulfite exporter TauE/SafE family protein has translation MVYIICIIIGIVTAFVGGLMGLGGGIVMIPSMLFLYQFSEAFSWATPQTIVGISLVAMIFTGLSSSIAYFKTGRIDYKTGLYFLSGSIPGSILGSWLNQFVNVDDFQLYFGFVMIIISMLFFIKRKQRSVDASNRKNVRSFTLNGETYNYTVNVYLAFLLAFMVGMMSGLFGIGGGSIMVPAMILLFGIPAHIATATSMFMIFFVSIIGASTHIVLGHVIWQYAIFFIPGAWIGGKIGAMVNQRLTGKTLEWILRAILIIIGIRMIAEGLM, from the coding sequence TTGGTATATATTATTTGCATTATTATAGGGATAGTTACGGCCTTCGTGGGTGGTTTAATGGGGCTCGGCGGGGGAATAGTGATGATACCAAGCATGCTATTTCTTTACCAATTTTCAGAGGCTTTTTCTTGGGCGACTCCGCAGACTATTGTAGGTATTTCACTTGTTGCGATGATTTTTACCGGGTTATCTTCCTCAATTGCTTATTTCAAAACTGGTAGAATAGATTATAAAACAGGTTTATACTTTCTCTCTGGCAGCATACCAGGAAGTATATTAGGATCTTGGTTGAATCAATTTGTTAATGTAGATGATTTTCAATTATATTTTGGATTCGTAATGATCATCATCTCTATGCTATTTTTTATTAAAAGGAAGCAGAGATCTGTTGATGCATCAAATAGAAAGAATGTAAGAAGCTTCACGCTAAATGGAGAAACATACAATTATACTGTTAATGTCTATTTGGCTTTTCTACTGGCATTTATGGTTGGAATGATGTCCGGGCTTTTTGGGATTGGCGGAGGTTCTATTATGGTACCTGCGATGATTCTGTTATTTGGTATTCCTGCCCATATTGCCACAGCTACATCTATGTTCATGATTTTCTTTGTTAGTATTATCGGTGCTAGCACGCATATTGTCTTAGGGCATGTGATTTGGCAGTATGCTATATTTTTTATTCCGGGAGCATGGATTGGTGGAAAAATTGGCGCTATGGTGAACCAACGTCTGACTGGCAAAACATTGGAATGGATTTTACGAGCTATCTTGATTATCATTGGGATACGCATGATAGCTGAAGGCCTAATGTAA